The Nitrospira sp. genome window below encodes:
- a CDS encoding type II toxin-antitoxin system prevent-host-death family antitoxin yields MDTLTYTTVRANLARAMDRVCDDHEALIITRNGEQSVVMLSLEDYKALEETAYLLRTPANAKRLLSAVAQLNAGKGVERKLAK; encoded by the coding sequence ATGGATACGCTGACCTACACCACCGTTCGTGCCAATCTCGCTCGTGCAATGGATCGGGTGTGTGACGACCACGAAGCTTTAATTATTACTCGCAACGGCGAACAGTCCGTCGTGATGTTGTCGCTCGAAGACTACAAGGCGCTGGAAGAAACCGCTTATCTTCTACGAACGCCCGCCAACGCCAAGAGACTTCTCTCGGCCGTCGCGCAACTGAACGCAGGCAAAGGCGTTGAGCGAAAGCTGGCCAAGTGA
- a CDS encoding hydrogenase maturation protease, with protein MKSDGSSSSIRIIGLGNELRGDDAIGLLAARRLRQAVGNRAEVIEAEMAGVDLMELMKGARVTILIDAARSGQAPGTVHRLDASAGPITGQIFPRSSHAIGTVDAIELARVMGVLPATVIVYGVEADNTEAGQKLSPPVAKALDQVVEQIVHEYEGRHA; from the coding sequence GTGAAGAGTGACGGTTCCAGCTCCTCCATTCGAATCATCGGTCTCGGCAATGAGTTAAGAGGAGATGATGCGATCGGCCTTCTAGCTGCCCGTCGACTTCGACAAGCCGTAGGCAACCGCGCAGAGGTGATCGAGGCGGAGATGGCAGGAGTTGACCTCATGGAATTGATGAAAGGGGCGCGCGTCACGATCCTCATCGATGCAGCGCGCAGCGGACAGGCTCCGGGCACTGTCCACCGACTCGATGCCTCGGCAGGTCCGATCACTGGCCAGATCTTCCCTCGCTCGAGCCATGCCATCGGCACGGTGGATGCCATCGAACTGGCCCGCGTCATGGGCGTCCTTCCTGCTACGGTTATCGTCTACGGGGTTGAAGCAGACAACACGGAAGCAGGACAAAAACTGTCGCCCCCGGTGGCCAAGGCATTGGACCAGGTCGTGGAACAGATCGTCCACGAATATGAAGGTCGTCATGCATGA
- the hypF gene encoding carbamoyltransferase HypF gives MNETLVQRMQVEVEGTVQGVGFRPFIYRLASELGLTGWIKNTRNGVAIEVEGSVSVVETFLQRMRSDAPASAAVEVISTSAIPTLDDESFSIGQCTESGQRALVIPPDLATCADCRRELNDPHDRRFRYPFLTCTQCGPRYSLLTAIPYERSNTTMAGFDLCPVCRTEYEAEADRRFHAEPIACPTCGPRLCLWDEQGHEVAGREEALQQVTALLDQGRIVAVKGLGGFQLWVDAKSEEAVRRLRDRKRRPEKPFALLFPSVDAVRDYCLLSSDEEALLCSPQAPIVLARKRQDTVLAEAVAPGNSCLGVMLPSTPLHDLLMASLQRPMVATSGNRSEEPIVTDEREALVRLQGIADALLVHDRLIARPVDDSVVLVVGGKPVSNGMGEAGKLKAGMMILRRARGYAPQATRWSDGPSNGKAQGPILAVGGQLKNTVALLSGNRVVLSQHLGDLSTVESDRAFRQAIEDLQLMLQVTPEAVACDFHPDYRSTVFARMLSEALLVPLVPVQHHHAHVASCMAEHRLDGEVLGIAWDGAGYGGDGQIWGGEFLVASYRQFTRFAHLRPFRLPGGEAAMREPNRSAAAVLWELMGEEMPVHRLPSWKVTENQRAQLESLLRSSFSSPWTTSMGRLFDTVASLTGLCPQASFEGQAAMTVQFAAERETDEGIMSMEGYPMDVVPSDSPHTKRMVDWRPMISALLDDLRRGINPDKIAARFHAGLAVATVGLAQEAGLPRVVLTGGCFQNRLLLSLVRQRLERAGFTVYSHVLVPPNDGGLSLGQAVVAVCRLKDVQ, from the coding sequence ATGAACGAGACCCTTGTTCAGCGCATGCAGGTCGAGGTGGAAGGAACGGTGCAGGGTGTGGGGTTCCGTCCCTTCATCTATCGGCTGGCATCCGAGTTGGGGTTGACTGGGTGGATCAAGAACACAAGAAACGGCGTGGCGATCGAAGTAGAAGGTTCAGTATCGGTTGTGGAAACGTTTCTCCAGCGGATGAGATCCGACGCGCCGGCCTCAGCCGCTGTCGAGGTAATAAGCACCAGCGCCATTCCGACGCTCGACGACGAGAGCTTTTCAATCGGTCAGTGCACTGAGTCGGGTCAGCGAGCTCTTGTCATCCCACCGGACTTGGCCACATGCGCCGATTGCCGGCGCGAGCTCAACGACCCACATGACCGTCGCTTTCGGTATCCGTTCCTCACCTGCACACAATGCGGCCCACGCTATAGTCTGCTCACAGCGATTCCTTACGAACGCTCCAATACAACCATGGCCGGGTTCGACCTCTGCCCTGTCTGTCGCACCGAGTATGAAGCTGAAGCCGATCGGCGTTTTCATGCTGAGCCGATCGCCTGTCCGACCTGCGGGCCACGCTTGTGTCTGTGGGATGAGCAGGGTCACGAAGTCGCGGGTCGCGAGGAAGCTTTACAGCAAGTGACTGCTCTGCTCGACCAAGGACGCATCGTCGCGGTGAAAGGATTGGGCGGTTTCCAGCTCTGGGTGGATGCGAAATCGGAGGAGGCCGTTCGGCGATTGCGCGATCGGAAACGAAGACCGGAGAAACCCTTCGCCCTATTGTTCCCTTCCGTCGATGCGGTCAGAGACTATTGCCTGTTGTCTTCAGATGAGGAGGCGTTGCTCTGCTCACCGCAGGCGCCGATCGTCTTAGCGCGCAAGCGGCAGGATACAGTCCTTGCTGAAGCTGTGGCGCCGGGCAATTCCTGTCTCGGTGTGATGTTGCCTTCGACGCCACTCCATGATCTCTTGATGGCGTCGCTCCAGCGGCCCATGGTCGCTACGAGTGGGAATCGTTCCGAAGAACCGATCGTGACTGATGAGCGTGAAGCACTGGTCCGACTCCAAGGCATTGCCGACGCGCTGCTCGTGCATGACCGGCTGATCGCAAGGCCGGTCGACGATTCGGTCGTGTTGGTGGTCGGCGGCAAGCCGGTGAGCAACGGCATGGGTGAGGCAGGCAAGCTGAAGGCCGGAATGATGATCCTTCGTCGAGCGCGAGGCTATGCACCCCAGGCAACTAGATGGAGTGATGGCCCGTCAAATGGAAAGGCGCAGGGTCCGATCCTTGCTGTCGGAGGGCAGCTCAAGAACACAGTTGCCCTTCTTTCAGGCAATCGCGTCGTGCTCAGCCAGCATCTCGGTGACCTTTCTACCGTCGAGTCGGACAGAGCCTTCCGGCAAGCCATCGAGGATCTCCAGCTGATGCTCCAGGTCACACCTGAGGCTGTCGCTTGCGATTTTCATCCGGATTATCGATCGACGGTCTTTGCAAGAATGTTGAGCGAAGCCCTTCTAGTGCCTCTGGTTCCCGTGCAGCATCACCACGCCCATGTGGCCTCCTGCATGGCGGAGCACAGACTTGACGGTGAGGTGCTGGGTATCGCCTGGGACGGGGCAGGGTACGGAGGAGACGGCCAGATTTGGGGCGGAGAGTTCTTGGTTGCGAGCTACCGGCAGTTCACCCGGTTTGCGCATCTCCGGCCCTTTCGATTGCCAGGCGGCGAAGCCGCCATGCGAGAGCCAAACCGGTCTGCCGCAGCGGTACTGTGGGAACTCATGGGAGAAGAGATGCCGGTACATCGTCTGCCTTCCTGGAAGGTGACGGAAAATCAGCGTGCGCAGTTGGAGAGTTTGCTCAGGTCCAGCTTTTCGTCGCCATGGACGACGAGCATGGGGCGACTCTTCGACACAGTGGCATCACTAACTGGATTGTGCCCACAGGCGTCTTTTGAAGGGCAGGCGGCGATGACAGTGCAGTTTGCCGCGGAGCGAGAAACAGATGAAGGCATAATGAGCATGGAAGGGTATCCGATGGATGTGGTACCCAGTGATAGTCCTCATACCAAGCGGATGGTCGATTGGCGTCCCATGATCAGTGCCTTACTCGATGACCTTCGTAGAGGCATTAATCCTGATAAGATTGCCGCCCGGTTTCATGCGGGTCTTGCCGTTGCAACTGTCGGCTTGGCTCAAGAGGCCGGTCTGCCTCGCGTCGTCCTGACCGGCGGCTGTTTTCAGAATCGGCTGCTTCTGTCACTGGTGAGACAACGTTTGGAGAGGGCGGGGTTCACTGTCTATAGCCACGTGCTGGTTCCGCCCAACGACGGGGGGCTGTCCCTCGGGCAAGCAGTGGTTGCTGTGTGCCGCTTGAAAGACGTTCAGTAA
- a CDS encoding hydrogenase maturation nickel metallochaperone HypA codes for MHELHLMEQVVKAVETKLGETVDGKLSVIRLKVSALSHLLAHDRSALQTAFMLAARGTKAEGATLEIISVPSDAWCPQCRRDIVVTQSQATCSACGGLLVMGSEGPEAVIHELVVKE; via the coding sequence ATGCATGAACTCCATCTCATGGAACAAGTCGTAAAGGCTGTGGAAACTAAGTTGGGTGAAACTGTGGACGGTAAGCTGTCCGTTATACGACTGAAAGTCAGTGCGTTGTCTCACCTCTTGGCTCACGATCGGTCGGCGTTGCAGACGGCATTTATGTTGGCCGCCCGCGGCACCAAAGCCGAAGGCGCGACATTGGAGATCATCTCTGTCCCGAGTGATGCCTGGTGCCCGCAATGTCGGCGAGATATTGTGGTTACACAATCGCAAGCGACCTGTTCCGCCTGTGGCGGATTATTAGTCATGGGATCAGAAGGGCCGGAGGCAGTGATCCATGAGTTGGTGGTCAAGGAATGA
- a CDS encoding HypC/HybG/HupF family hydrogenase formation chaperone, translated as MCLAVPGQVLSIEDDALRTATVSFGGVTKSVSLALVPEAEVGDYVIVHVGFAISRLDEEAARRTLETYADLAASDPDRGFKS; from the coding sequence ATGTGTCTCGCAGTCCCAGGACAAGTCTTGAGCATCGAGGATGATGCGCTTCGCACCGCGACCGTATCGTTCGGTGGCGTGACGAAATCCGTCTCATTGGCACTGGTGCCCGAGGCTGAAGTGGGTGACTATGTCATCGTCCATGTCGGCTTTGCGATCAGCCGATTGGATGAGGAAGCGGCACGACGAACGTTGGAGACCTACGCCGACCTGGCGGCTTCTGATCCCGATCGAGGGTTCAAGTCATGA
- a CDS encoding Txe/YoeB family addiction module toxin: MKLVFADEAWEDYLYWQKHDKRMVERINKLIRDTQREPFAGVGKPEPLKHALSGFWSRRITDEHRMVYRVVNDVLEIAQLRFHY; the protein is encoded by the coding sequence GTGAAGCTGGTATTCGCAGACGAGGCCTGGGAAGACTACCTGTATTGGCAGAAGCACGACAAACGTATGGTAGAACGGATCAACAAGCTCATCCGCGACACACAACGCGAGCCCTTCGCTGGCGTCGGCAAACCAGAACCATTGAAACATGCACTATCGGGGTTTTGGTCGCGGCGGATTACAGATGAACATCGCATGGTCTATCGCGTGGTGAATGATGTGCTAGAAATTGCGCAGCTTCGATTCCACTACTGA
- a CDS encoding FAD/NAD(P)-binding protein gives MVNPYVIHPATIVEKIREAEDINTYRLQFVDEQMQRRFRFKAGQFNMVYVFGVGEVAISIVSDPDEPEFLDHTIRAVGRITNAIAGLQPGDTLGVRGPFGQGWPLEEARGRDVVIVTGGLGCAPVVGAIEYIFRRRAQYGSVKILHGVKTPHDLLYRERFDAWRRSPDTEVLLTSDQPDKSWRYHIGVVTELFELVSIDPRKTIVLLCGPEIMMRLGVPILMRRGISETAVYVSLERHMECGIGLCGHCQLGPYFVCKDGPVMRYDRVEPWLGRAGV, from the coding sequence ATGGTAAACCCCTATGTCATCCATCCGGCGACTATTGTCGAGAAGATTCGGGAAGCCGAAGACATCAACACCTACCGCTTGCAGTTTGTCGACGAGCAGATGCAGCGCCGCTTTCGATTCAAGGCCGGCCAGTTCAATATGGTTTATGTGTTCGGAGTCGGCGAGGTGGCGATTTCCATCGTTTCGGACCCGGATGAGCCGGAGTTTTTGGACCATACCATCCGAGCTGTCGGTCGAATCACCAATGCGATCGCCGGTCTCCAACCGGGGGACACCTTGGGCGTCCGAGGCCCGTTCGGACAAGGTTGGCCGCTGGAGGAGGCGCGCGGTCGCGACGTCGTGATCGTCACAGGCGGCCTGGGTTGCGCTCCGGTGGTAGGGGCCATCGAGTACATCTTCCGTCGGCGAGCGCAATATGGGTCCGTCAAAATCCTGCACGGCGTCAAGACGCCGCACGATCTCCTCTATCGCGAGCGCTTCGATGCATGGCGGCGCTCTCCCGATACAGAGGTGTTGCTGACCAGCGACCAACCGGACAAGAGTTGGAGGTATCACATCGGCGTGGTGACAGAACTGTTCGAGCTGGTATCGATCGACCCGCGGAAGACCATCGTCCTGCTGTGCGGACCTGAGATCATGATGCGTCTGGGCGTGCCAATCCTCATGAGGCGCGGTATTTCGGAGACGGCTGTCTATGTCTCGCTGGAACGCCATATGGAGTGTGGGATCGGCCTCTGCGGCCATTGCCAGTTGGGTCCGTACTTTGTATGCAAAGACGGTCCGGTCATGCGGTATGACCGAGTCGAGCCCTGGTTAGGGCGGGCAGGAGTGTGA
- a CDS encoding 4Fe-4S dicluster domain-containing protein, producing MAGDIHRVLPAAHLQRLLDALSAEGYRVVGPTVRDGSVVWETIRFVSDLPIGWRDHQEPGRYRLEQTGSQDIFGVVHGPQSLKPFVFAPREPLLQIKRSKGGFAAHPALPQSEKIAVIGARACDLAGLAIQDRIFLNDAYRDLCYAARREGLFVIAVNCTRTLSTCLCASMETGPHAQTGFDLALTEVDDMLLIEAGSEAGSGLLFDLSLSPAHENLIDEAARHIEACAHSQIRRLDHDRLPQALYDAHEHPRWEDVAGRCLACTNCTMVCPTCFCHTVEETPDLSHQQTAQARLWDSCFTQEHGYIHGKNIRPTIKDRYRMWLTHKLASWIDQFGMSGCVGCGRCITWCPVGIDLTEELSALLTSSSRSSWTSPQGEGS from the coding sequence GTGGCTGGCGACATTCACAGAGTCCTACCGGCAGCTCACCTCCAACGATTGCTCGATGCCTTGAGCGCGGAGGGATATCGAGTTGTCGGGCCCACTGTGCGTGACGGGTCTGTCGTGTGGGAGACGATCCGGTTCGTGTCGGACTTGCCGATAGGCTGGCGTGATCACCAAGAACCAGGTCGCTATCGGCTTGAACAGACTGGATCCCAAGACATCTTCGGTGTCGTTCACGGGCCGCAATCGCTTAAACCGTTCGTCTTTGCGCCGCGCGAGCCTCTCTTGCAAATCAAGCGGAGCAAGGGCGGATTCGCCGCTCATCCAGCGCTTCCCCAGTCAGAAAAAATTGCGGTCATCGGGGCTCGTGCCTGCGATCTTGCCGGACTGGCCATCCAAGATCGGATTTTTCTAAACGATGCCTACCGAGATCTTTGCTACGCGGCTCGCCGTGAAGGACTCTTCGTGATCGCTGTGAATTGCACCAGAACATTGAGCACTTGTTTGTGTGCATCCATGGAGACCGGCCCTCACGCACAAACCGGCTTCGATCTCGCGTTGACGGAAGTGGACGACATGCTGCTGATCGAAGCGGGCAGCGAGGCCGGATCTGGTTTGCTCTTTGATCTCTCCCTATCTCCTGCCCACGAAAACCTAATCGACGAGGCAGCGAGGCATATAGAAGCCTGCGCCCATAGCCAGATCCGCCGACTGGATCACGATCGCTTGCCGCAAGCGCTCTACGATGCCCATGAACATCCACGATGGGAGGATGTCGCTGGGCGCTGCCTCGCTTGCACGAATTGCACGATGGTCTGCCCGACCTGCTTTTGTCATACAGTCGAAGAGACGCCGGACCTTTCGCACCAACAAACCGCACAGGCCAGATTGTGGGATTCCTGCTTCACCCAGGAACATGGCTATATCCACGGCAAGAACATTCGCCCCACGATCAAGGATCGCTACCGGATGTGGCTGACCCATAAGCTCGCCTCATGGATCGATCAATTCGGCATGTCCGGCTGCGTTGGCTGCGGCCGATGCATCACATGGTGCCCGGTCGGAATCGATTTGACGGAGGAGTTGTCGGCTTTGCTGACATCGAGCAGCCGGTCGTCGTGGACCAGCCCACAGGGAGAAGGATCGTAG
- the treY gene encoding malto-oligosyltrehalose synthase, with protein sequence MSTSEPSVPVSTYRLQLNRAFPFKAATAIVPYLSALGITDCYPSPYLKATPGSQHGYDVVDPTALNPELGTEDEYHEFIRSLQAHQMGHLLDVVPNHMGIGRSANAWWLDVLENGPSSRFAHLFDIDWHPVKRELENKVLLPILGDLYGTVLENQEIALLYEEGRFFIKYYDHRLPVGPKSAAMVLTHRLDELIAEAGASFPHVQELQSIVTALRNLPASTETDPERVEERNRERDIIRQRLATLVRDGATIARFLDDNVRIFNGTKGDPRSFDLLDALLNEQVYRLADWRVAAEEINYRRFFDINELAAVRMEDDAVLQVSHVLVFRLVKEGTVTGLRIDHVDGLSDPGRYLREWQTWAQREFGRSLFVVVEKILGKDEPLPETWPVSGTTGYEFLNLINGLFVQTSHERAMNETYVRFIRRRISFEDLVYGSKKLIMQASMASEINVLGHRLNQLSERDRRSRDFTLNSLTNAIREIIACFPVYRTYIAEGPEPLLDRDRAYIRLAVARAKRRNPALSGRVFDFVRSLLLKEWDERTSQDRREQLRFVMKFQQMTSPVTAKGIEDTAYYLYNRLVSLNEVGGHPESFGVTVATFQKHLRERQARWPFSLSATSTHDTKRSEDVRGRINVLSEMPREWRTCVNRWAKLTRKCKVDVEGQLAPDRNEEYLLYQTLVGIWPLSPLDDAQYRAFCARVQGYMNKALREGKTHTSWVNPDQAYEDAVRQFVDEILDRGRPNAFLDEFLPFQRRIAQWGMWNALSQVVLKTTAPGIPDFYQGSELWDFSLVDPDNRRPVDYEMRAAMLNELQCSLAECGSDLRPLVRTLLAERIDGRIKLYTTRSTLHFRRDNRSLFHQGDYIPLEGYGTKQEHCCAFARLHLERAVVTVVPRLVVSLTGDAMRFPVGSDVWGDTYVAVPSWRPDSVYRNLFTGERLSTQTVGDRQMLPMADVLREFPVALLERLT encoded by the coding sequence ATGTCCACAAGCGAGCCCTCCGTGCCGGTATCCACGTACCGGCTGCAGCTCAATCGAGCGTTTCCGTTCAAGGCGGCGACCGCGATCGTCCCGTATCTGTCTGCCTTGGGTATTACGGACTGCTATCCCTCGCCTTATTTGAAGGCGACACCTGGTAGTCAGCACGGCTACGATGTGGTGGATCCCACCGCGCTGAATCCTGAACTTGGCACCGAAGACGAGTATCACGAATTCATCCGCTCGCTGCAGGCCCATCAGATGGGCCACCTCCTCGACGTCGTACCGAATCATATGGGAATCGGACGGTCGGCGAATGCCTGGTGGTTGGACGTGCTCGAGAACGGACCCAGCTCGCGCTTTGCGCATCTGTTCGACATCGACTGGCACCCGGTCAAACGAGAATTGGAGAACAAGGTGCTCCTGCCGATCCTCGGCGATCTCTATGGAACGGTCCTGGAGAATCAGGAAATTGCCCTGCTGTACGAGGAGGGACGGTTCTTCATCAAGTACTATGACCATCGGCTGCCTGTCGGGCCGAAATCGGCGGCGATGGTGCTCACGCACCGGCTCGATGAACTGATCGCCGAGGCCGGAGCCTCGTTCCCCCATGTGCAGGAGTTGCAAAGCATCGTGACGGCTCTCCGCAATCTACCCGCCAGCACGGAAACGGATCCGGAGCGTGTGGAGGAGCGGAACCGGGAGCGGGACATCATCAGGCAGCGTCTCGCCACGTTGGTGCGGGACGGAGCGACCATCGCGAGATTTCTCGACGACAACGTCCGGATCTTCAACGGGACGAAGGGCGATCCGCGCAGTTTCGACCTGCTCGATGCCTTGCTCAACGAGCAGGTGTACCGACTGGCCGACTGGCGGGTGGCGGCGGAAGAAATCAACTACCGGCGGTTCTTCGACATCAACGAATTGGCCGCCGTCCGGATGGAGGACGATGCGGTCCTCCAGGTGTCGCACGTGCTGGTGTTCCGGCTTGTGAAAGAGGGTACGGTGACGGGGCTCCGTATTGATCACGTGGACGGCCTTTCTGATCCCGGTCGGTATCTGCGTGAGTGGCAGACGTGGGCTCAGCGCGAGTTCGGCCGTTCTCTGTTCGTCGTGGTGGAAAAGATTCTCGGCAAGGACGAGCCGCTGCCTGAAACCTGGCCGGTCTCCGGCACGACCGGCTACGAATTCCTGAATCTGATCAACGGCCTCTTCGTACAGACGAGCCACGAGCGGGCGATGAACGAGACCTATGTCCGGTTCATCCGCCGCCGCATCTCGTTTGAGGACCTGGTCTATGGATCGAAGAAGCTGATCATGCAGGCATCCATGGCCAGCGAAATCAATGTGCTCGGACACCGATTAAACCAGCTGTCCGAACGAGATCGCCGATCGCGGGACTTCACACTGAACAGCCTCACCAACGCCATCCGCGAGATCATCGCCTGCTTCCCCGTGTACCGGACTTATATCGCGGAGGGTCCCGAGCCTCTGTTGGATCGAGACCGCGCCTATATCCGTTTGGCTGTGGCCAGGGCCAAGCGACGAAACCCCGCACTCAGCGGGCGTGTCTTCGACTTCGTCCGATCACTACTGCTGAAGGAATGGGATGAGCGGACCAGTCAGGATCGCCGGGAACAGCTCCGGTTCGTGATGAAGTTCCAGCAAATGACCAGTCCCGTGACGGCGAAAGGCATTGAAGACACAGCCTACTACCTGTACAACCGGCTGGTGTCGTTGAACGAGGTGGGAGGCCATCCCGAATCGTTCGGCGTGACGGTCGCGACCTTTCAGAAACATCTCCGGGAGCGTCAGGCGCGCTGGCCCTTCTCGCTCTCGGCCACTTCCACCCACGATACGAAGCGGAGTGAGGATGTGCGGGGGCGCATCAATGTGTTGTCGGAGATGCCTCGCGAGTGGCGGACCTGTGTGAATCGGTGGGCGAAGCTCACCCGGAAGTGCAAAGTCGACGTGGAGGGACAACTCGCCCCTGATCGTAATGAAGAGTACTTACTCTACCAAACACTCGTCGGCATCTGGCCCCTCAGCCCCCTCGACGACGCACAGTACCGTGCGTTCTGCGCGAGAGTGCAGGGCTATATGAACAAAGCACTGAGGGAAGGCAAGACCCATACGAGTTGGGTCAATCCCGACCAGGCCTACGAGGACGCGGTGCGGCAATTCGTCGATGAGATCCTCGACCGGGGTAGGCCCAATGCCTTTCTTGACGAATTCCTTCCGTTTCAGCGACGGATCGCTCAGTGGGGGATGTGGAATGCGCTGTCCCAAGTGGTGCTCAAAACAACGGCTCCCGGCATTCCGGATTTCTATCAAGGGTCCGAACTCTGGGATTTCAGCCTCGTCGACCCGGACAATCGTCGACCGGTGGACTATGAAATGCGCGCGGCCATGCTGAACGAGTTGCAGTGCAGTCTCGCGGAGTGCGGCTCAGATCTGCGGCCGTTGGTTCGCACCCTGCTCGCGGAACGCATCGACGGAAGGATCAAGCTCTACACGACGAGGAGTACTCTGCACTTCCGTCGAGACAACCGCTCACTGTTTCATCAGGGGGACTACATCCCGCTCGAGGGTTACGGAACCAAGCAGGAGCATTGTTGCGCGTTTGCCCGTCTCCACCTGGAGCGGGCGGTGGTGACCGTCGTCCCGCGCCTCGTGGTCTCGCTGACCGGCGACGCCATGAGATTTCCGGTCGGATCGGATGTGTGGGGAGACACCTATGTGGCCGTGCCATCCTGGAGGCCGGATTCGGTCTATCGCAATCTCTTCACCGGCGAGAGGCTGTCGACTCAGACGGTCGGTGATCGCCAAATGTTGCCGATGGCGGATGTGCTGCGTGAATTTCCTGTTGCCCTGTTGGAGCGCTTGACGTAG
- a CDS encoding Ni/Fe hydrogenase subunit alpha, which translates to MSEETAQTRTIAVDMVARVEGEGALRVTVKGETVQDVELRIFEPPRFFEAFLRGRHYEEVPDIVARICGICPVAYQMSAVHALEWVFGLRIDGGLRDLRRLLYCGEWIESHALHVYMLQAPDFLGYESGLAMAKDQAAVVTRGLRLKKAGNAIMTLLGGRSVHPVSVKVGGFSRVPLRRELEGLKDELLWARDAAVETVHWVADFDYPEFALDYNYVALRHPNEYPFNEGRVVASSGLQISASEFEQHFIEHQVDYSNALHCKLQGSSYLVGPLARLNLNQEHLTPLARQVLADRRIELPLRNPFQGIIARSVEILYALEESLRLIELYESPSEPALPVVVRPGTGMACTEAPRGILYHRYEVDVDGVIRDVKIVPPTSQNQARIEQDLRLFMPRLLRLPDKGAALACERIIRCYDPCISCATHFLNLEIKRESIA; encoded by the coding sequence ATGTCTGAAGAAACAGCGCAGACGAGAACCATCGCTGTCGACATGGTGGCGCGCGTGGAAGGCGAAGGCGCACTCCGGGTCACGGTGAAAGGCGAAACCGTCCAAGATGTGGAACTCAGGATCTTCGAGCCGCCGAGGTTTTTCGAGGCATTCCTGCGGGGACGACATTACGAGGAAGTGCCGGACATTGTCGCGCGCATCTGCGGCATTTGCCCTGTGGCATATCAAATGAGCGCGGTTCATGCACTCGAGTGGGTATTCGGTCTGCGCATCGATGGCGGACTACGCGACCTGCGCCGGCTTCTCTATTGTGGAGAATGGATCGAAAGCCACGCACTGCATGTCTATATGCTCCAGGCACCGGACTTTCTTGGGTATGAGAGTGGTCTCGCCATGGCAAAGGACCAGGCGGCCGTGGTAACGCGAGGCTTACGGCTCAAGAAGGCTGGCAACGCGATCATGACGTTGCTCGGAGGTCGGTCAGTACATCCGGTCTCCGTGAAGGTCGGCGGCTTCTCGCGGGTGCCGCTGCGGCGTGAGCTGGAAGGCCTAAAAGACGAGCTGCTGTGGGCGCGCGATGCGGCGGTGGAAACCGTGCATTGGGTGGCAGATTTCGACTATCCGGAATTTGCGCTGGATTACAATTACGTCGCGCTCCGGCACCCAAATGAGTATCCGTTCAATGAAGGGCGGGTCGTCGCCTCGAGTGGTCTGCAAATTTCTGCGAGCGAATTCGAACAGCATTTCATCGAGCACCAGGTGGACTATTCCAACGCCCTTCACTGCAAGCTGCAAGGTTCATCCTATTTGGTCGGTCCCCTCGCGCGCCTGAACTTGAATCAGGAGCATCTCACGCCATTGGCTAGACAGGTCCTGGCAGATAGGCGGATCGAGCTGCCCCTGCGTAATCCGTTCCAGGGGATCATCGCTCGGTCCGTCGAAATTCTCTATGCGTTGGAGGAGTCATTGCGGCTTATCGAGCTGTATGAATCTCCGTCTGAGCCGGCGCTGCCGGTTGTCGTTCGACCAGGCACCGGTATGGCTTGCACGGAAGCGCCCAGGGGAATCCTCTATCATCGGTACGAGGTAGACGTCGATGGGGTGATCCGTGACGTCAAAATCGTTCCCCCGACCTCGCAGAATCAAGCTCGTATCGAACAAGACTTGCGCCTGTTCATGCCGCGCCTCCTGCGCCTTCCTGATAAGGGAGCGGCGCTCGCCTGTGAACGAATCATCCGTTGCTACGATCCTTGTATTTCATGCGCGACACATTTTCTGAATCTGGAGATCAAGCGGGAGAGCATTGCGTGA